The DNA segment AATCCTTCTGTCTCCACCAGGCGCATTGGCACATACTTTCGCCGGGAGGTGTCGTTCTCTTTCAAGCTGTTTCTCCGCCGACCCCTCCCGTCTCCGGGCATCCGGCCCGTTCCGGACCGTGAAATCCCCCCTTTCTCCGTGGATTGACAGCCCCGGACCCCTCCCCCATCGTCCCCGGGTCCCGCCTTTCCCGCATTTTATCCATGATTTTCAAAAGTCTCTGCCGCCACGCTGGTATCGGCGCGAATTCCTACCTTCTGGAAACTTCCTCCGCCCGCGTGGTGCTCGACTCCGGAATGCACCCGAAGCACGAAGGCATCGAAGCCACCCCGCACTTCGAGTTCCTGCAACCAGCGTCGGTGGACGCGGTGGTGGTGACCCATTCCCACCTCGATCATGTCGGCACCCTGCCCATGCTGCTCGAGGAACAGCCGCACGCGAAGGTGTTCCTTTCGCCGGAAACCGCGGAGCTTTCCTGCGCCCTGCTCCACAATTCCGTCAACGTCATGCAGGCGAAGCGGATCGAGCTGGGCATCACCGAATACCCGCTGTTCGAGCACAAGGACATCGACCGCATTTCCGAAGGCTTCGAGCACAAGGGCATCGAGCGGCCGTTCGATCTGGACTATGACGGCACGATCCGCGCCACCTTCCACGACGCCGGCCACATCCTTGGCTCGGTGGCTGTGACCATCAAGGCGGAGGGCAAGACCATCCTCTACACCGGCGACGTGAACTTCGAGGACGCCACCGTCCAGAAAGGTGCGCTGCTGCCGGAGGAAACGGTGGACGCCCTGATCATCGAAACAACCCGCGGCGACCACGCGCGCAAGCCGGAATACAATCGGAAGGACGAGGAGAACGCGCTGGCCGACGCCATCCGCAACGTGCTGGAGCGCAACGGATCCGCCCTCATCCCGGTCTTCGCCATGGGCAAGACCCAGGAGGTGCTGGCCATGATCGACCGCTTCAAGAAGGAGGGCTTGGTGCCAAAGAAGACCCCCGTCTACATCGGCGGCCTGAGCACCAAGATGACGATGATCTACGACCGCTACGCGGACGTTTCCCGCCGCAACCTGCCGGGATTCCGCTTCATGAAGCACATGGAGCTGGAAGCCGGGACGAAGAAACGCGTCGGACCCATCCCATTTCTCCCCGGCTGCATCTACGCGCTGTCCAGCGGCATGATGACGGAGAAGACCGTCTCGAACGCGTTCGCCCGCCAAGGCCTGCTGGAGAACCCGAAGCACGGGCTTTTCTTCGTCGGCTACGCGGATCCGGAGTCTCCCGGCGGCCGCATCCGCGCC comes from the Luteolibacter sp. SL250 genome and includes:
- a CDS encoding MBL fold metallo-hydrolase gives rise to the protein MIFKSLCRHAGIGANSYLLETSSARVVLDSGMHPKHEGIEATPHFEFLQPASVDAVVVTHSHLDHVGTLPMLLEEQPHAKVFLSPETAELSCALLHNSVNVMQAKRIELGITEYPLFEHKDIDRISEGFEHKGIERPFDLDYDGTIRATFHDAGHILGSVAVTIKAEGKTILYTGDVNFEDATVQKGALLPEETVDALIIETTRGDHARKPEYNRKDEENALADAIRNVLERNGSALIPVFAMGKTQEVLAMIDRFKKEGLVPKKTPVYIGGLSTKMTMIYDRYADVSRRNLPGFRFMKHMELEAGTKKRVGPIPFLPGCIYALSSGMMTEKTVSNAFARQGLLENPKHGLFFVGYADPESPGGRIRAAQQGDEVVIDPAYPAVKLNCEVRVFDFSGHATREALADYICKVKAKKTFLVHGDDPAVEWFRQEISRRLPETEIIIPQPGDSHEI